In the genome of Sardina pilchardus chromosome 14, fSarPil1.1, whole genome shotgun sequence, one region contains:
- the phpt1 gene encoding 14 kDa phosphohistidine phosphatase, which translates to MATAKFGSIPDADIDPNGVFKYVLIRVHDTEDDSSKDIVRGYAWAEYHADIYDKVSGELERAGGVDCECLGGGRIKHDSQAKKIHVYGYSMGFGKANHSVSTEKLQARYPDYEVTWADEGY; encoded by the exons ATGGCTACAGCAAAGTTTGGCAGTATTCCCGACGCAGACATCGACCCTAATGGTGTGTTTAAGTACGTGCTTATTCGGGTTCACGATACAGAAGATGACAGCAGTAAAGATATCGTACGAGGATACGCATGGGCCGAATACCACG cgGACATATATGACAAAGTGTCGGGGGAATTGGAAAGAGCAGGCGGTGTAGACTGTGAGTGTCTTGGAGGAGGCAGAATCAAACACGACAGCCAGGCCAAGAAAATTCATGTTTATGGATACTCAATG GGTTTTGGCAAAGCGAACCACTCCGTCTCCACAGAGAAGCTGCAGGCACGTTACCCAGACTATGAGGTGACATGGGCAGATGAAGGCTATTGA